CCAGGTCGACGGACGGCTTCTGCAGTTCCTCGTCGACCACTTGGCGGATGAGGCCGACCAGGTATTCGAGGCTGACCTCCCGTCGGGCGGTCTGCGAGCCGGGCCCCAGGTGTCCCAGTGCGAACTCGGTCAGCCGGCGGCGGGCTTGCAGGACGGCGCCGCGCAGGCGCGGGTCGGCGGTCGTCCCCCAGTCGCACCAGTACAGCCTGGCCTGGTCCGGGTGGTCGGCGAGCCAGTCCACGACCGAGGCGACGATGGCGGCGAAGCGTTCGTCGCACCTGCCGCGGCCCACTCGGTCGAACCGGCGGTGGAGGTCGTCCACCGCTCGGATGAACACGGCAACGGTGTCGTCATGTATCACTTCTTGCATTGGGCACACACCAGGTAGGAGGTCCACTAGCATCAGGCGGTCCGATCTGAGCCGATCTCGACCAGTCAACGAGGAACGTGGGCGACAAGTCACGGAAACCGCACCAGTTACCGCCCGGAAGGCACGGCCTCGGCAGTGACTTCGTGGCGGGCAACCAGCGTGAGCGCATCCTGACGGCGTTGGCCGGAGCGGTCAGCGAGAACGGCTACGCCAACACCTCGGTGGATTCCATCATCAAGTTGGCGGGCGTCTCGCGGCGGACGTTCTACGAACACCACTCCAGCAAGGAAGACGCGTTCCTGGCGGCGTTCGACAGCGCGGTCGGGCGGATCACGGCCGAGGTCGTCCGCGCCTACAGCGGCCACGACGACTTCGTGGAAGCCGCCCGCGCGGGCCTGGAGTGCTGCCTGCGCGTGCTGGCCGAGGACCCGGCCGTGGCGCGGATGGTGATCGTCGAGGTGCTGTCCGCCGGCCCGGAGGCGCTGCAACGGCGCCGTGAGGTGCTCAGCGCGTTGACCGACCGGATCGTGCAGGCCTCGCAGGGGCTGCCGGAGACGCCGATCGGGCCGGAGTTGACGGCCGAGACGATCGTGGGCGCGGTGCTCCAGGTGATCTACAACCGGGTGTCGCGTGGTGAGGCCGACCGCCTGCCAGACCTGCTCCCCGACCTGCTCTACAACGTGCTGGTGCCGTTCCTCGGCCACAAGCGGGCCGCCGACGAGCGGGCCAAGACCCTGCCGAAGTCGGTTTCCTAGCGCCTACTCACCGCCACCAGCGCGGTTCGCACACCACCGGTTCGGCGGCGTTTAGCGACCTTACGGCCGTATTCGAGTTTCGATCCAGTGAGCCGAAAGTCACCGATGCGAGCACTTCTTGACATATTAGAAACATGACTGTTTCTATATGAGTTCCCTGCACCCCAACGGGGATGACGAAAGGAGCTCTTCGATGAGGAAGATTGCCACCTTCGGGTTGACCGGGCTTTCCCTGCTCGCCACTGTCGCCCTGATCGCACCGGCCGCGAGCGCCGCCGGGACCACCATTCGCAGTGATTCGGCGACCGGGGCGGCCTATTCGGGCAACGTCAGGGGCACTCTGATCTCGTCCACCGTGCGGTTCGCCAGCTCCGCGGGCAACGCCACCTGCAACCGTTCGACGCTGACCGCGTCGGTGCGGTCCGACGGGACCGCATTGAGCGTGTCCGCCCTGTCGTTCAGCGACAGCAGCTCGACCAACGGCTCGTGCCCGAACGACCAGGGCGGCCGGACCACCATCGCGCCGGCCACCCTGCCGTGGAGCGGCGGCAACGTCACGTACGCCCCGGTGGCGGGCGGCCGTGACGGCACGATCACGTTGACCAACGTCTCCGCGAGGGTCGACTCCTCCAACTGGCTGGGCGTCCGGATCACGTGCTACTTCGTCGGCTCGGGCGCGAACAACAGCATCACCGGCAACCTCTACAACAAGGACAACGCCAACCGCCCGGTCACGTCGGTCGCGGACGCGCAGGCGTCGCTCTCGGGCGCGAGCCTCAGGTTGACCAGCGGCAGCTCGCCGTGCCCCACCACCGCCACGCTGACCGGCGCCTACCGGCTGCTCGGCGAGAGCGCGGCCGGGTCGGGCACCTTCAACCGGGCGCTCTACGTCACCGGCTGATCGGACCGCGAGGGGTGTGCGGGGCCGCCGGTCCCGCACACCCGCTGAACCCGCTGAACCCGGTCTCGCCGGCGGGACCGGGTTACGGCAGTTCGACCTTCTCGGGCGTGACCACCGTGCCGCTGAGGTCCTGGCCCCCGCGGAACGCGGGCAGTGCGACCACGATGCCGACGACGGCGATCACCACCGCGACCACGAACCCGGCGAGCGAGCCGCTGACCCCCGCGACCACGCCGCCGAGCGTGAGCCCGATGGCGGAACCGGCGGTGTTGCCCGCTCCGCCCCAGCTCTGCGACTCCGACCACGCCTCGGGTGGGCTGAGGCGGTCGAGCAGCTGGCTGGTCAAGCTCAGCAACGGCACCACGAACAAACCGGCCAGCGTCACGATCACGCCCGCCACCACGTAGTTCGGCCGGGTGATGAGCAGGGCGAGGATGCCGAAGTGCGCCACGGACAACAGCACGAACTGCACGCTCAGCTTCGCGTTCCACCGCACCGCGGCGAAGACCAGACCACCGACCAGGCTGCCGACGCCGAGCAGCGACAGCACGATGCCGACCGGCGCGATCGAGTCGCCGCGCTCGACCGTCAGCTGGATCAGACCGGCTTCCGCCACGCCCAGCGGAATGGCGCACAGCACAATCGACGGCACGAACCACGCCACCGCGCGGCCAGGTCGGACCCGCTTGCGGCCGGC
This is a stretch of genomic DNA from Saccharothrix ecbatanensis. It encodes these proteins:
- a CDS encoding TetR/AcrR family transcriptional regulator, producing MAGNQRERILTALAGAVSENGYANTSVDSIIKLAGVSRRTFYEHHSSKEDAFLAAFDSAVGRITAEVVRAYSGHDDFVEAARAGLECCLRVLAEDPAVARMVIVEVLSAGPEALQRRREVLSALTDRIVQASQGLPETPIGPELTAETIVGAVLQVIYNRVSRGEADRLPDLLPDLLYNVLVPFLGHKRAADERAKTLPKSVS